The proteins below are encoded in one region of Engraulis encrasicolus isolate BLACKSEA-1 chromosome 1, IST_EnEncr_1.0, whole genome shotgun sequence:
- the LOC134446170 gene encoding histone H2B 1/2-like, with the protein MPDPAKPAPKKGSKKAVSKTAGKGGKKRKRTRKESYAIYVYKVLKQVHPDTGISSKAMSIMNSFVNDIFERIAGEASRLAHYNKRHTISSREIQTAVRLLLPGELAKHAVSEGTKAVTKYTSSK; encoded by the coding sequence ATGCCTGATCCAGCCAAGCCTGCCCCCAAGAAGGGCTCCAAGAAAGCCGTGAGCAAGACCGCCGGAAAGGGTGGCAAGAAGCGCAAGAGGACCAGGAAGGAGAGCTATGCCATCTACGTGTACAAGGTCCTGAAGCAGGTCCACCCCGATACTGGGATCTCTTCTAAGGCCATGAGCATCATGAACTCCTTCGTCAACGACATCTTCGAGCGCATCGCTGGTGAGGCTTCCCGCCTGGCACACTACAACAAGCGCCACACCATCTCCTCCAGGGAGATCCAGACCGCAGTGCGTCTGTTGCTGCCCGGTGAGCTCGCCAAGCACGCCGTGTCTGAGGGAACCAAGGCCGTTACCAAGTACACCAGCTCCAAGTAA